The Bacillus carboniphilus genome contains a region encoding:
- a CDS encoding D-alanine--D-alanine ligase yields the protein MKIKLGLIYGGKSAEHQVSLQTALAVINALDQTKFDVHPIYIKESGEWVQGPQIEGTVESVENLKLVEGTQSVSLLNTQLVLEDSYENEIDVVFPLLHGPNGEDGTIQGLLEMMNLPYIGNGVLASATGMDKVIMKNIFAQAGLPQANYLAAFRHEWEENRLTLCEQVENKLGYPCFVKPANLGSSVGISKAKDQRSFEQACEEAFKYDRKIVIEEAVVGREIEIGVMGNDQPECSVVGEIAPNTEFYDYQAKYVDGDTDLIIPASVTDEEYELIKTLAIKAFKSIDGSGLVRADFFLKEDGAVLINEVNTMPGFTPYSMFPLLWKHSGVSYPQLIERLVQLALDRYEEKQKNKYTI from the coding sequence ATGAAAATTAAATTAGGACTCATTTACGGAGGGAAATCTGCTGAACATCAAGTTTCATTACAAACAGCATTAGCTGTTATTAACGCCCTAGATCAAACGAAATTTGATGTACACCCTATCTATATTAAAGAATCAGGTGAGTGGGTACAAGGACCACAAATAGAGGGGACTGTGGAAAGTGTTGAGAACCTGAAGCTGGTAGAAGGAACACAATCAGTATCTCTTTTGAATACACAACTTGTACTTGAAGATAGCTATGAAAATGAAATTGATGTCGTTTTTCCTTTGTTACATGGTCCAAATGGAGAAGATGGAACCATTCAAGGGTTACTTGAAATGATGAATCTACCCTATATAGGAAATGGTGTTTTGGCTTCAGCGACGGGAATGGATAAAGTCATTATGAAAAATATCTTCGCTCAAGCTGGGTTACCTCAGGCAAATTACTTGGCCGCTTTCAGACATGAGTGGGAAGAAAATCGTTTGACTTTATGTGAACAGGTGGAAAATAAGTTAGGTTATCCATGCTTTGTTAAGCCAGCTAACCTCGGTTCAAGTGTTGGGATTAGTAAAGCGAAGGATCAAAGATCATTTGAGCAAGCTTGTGAAGAAGCGTTTAAATATGATCGGAAAATTGTGATCGAAGAAGCTGTAGTAGGAAGAGAAATAGAGATCGGTGTTATGGGAAATGATCAGCCAGAGTGTTCAGTCGTTGGGGAGATTGCACCAAACACTGAATTTTACGATTATCAGGCTAAGTACGTTGATGGAGACACAGACTTAATTATACCAGCGTCTGTAACAGATGAAGAATATGAGCTGATTAAAACACTCGCCATTAAAGCCTTTAAATCCATTGATGGATCAGGATTAGTAAGAGCAGATTTCTTCTTAAAAGAGGATGGTGCGGTCTTAATTAATGAAGTGAATACCATGCCTGGTTTCACACCTTACAGTATGTTCCCGCTTTTGTGGAAGCATTCCGGTGTAAGCTATCCGCAATTAATTGAACGTCTCGTACAGTTAGCGTTAGATCGTTATGAGGAGAAACAAAAGAATAAATATACTATTTAG
- a CDS encoding YncE family protein, giving the protein MKGKITGDVSLNNVPRAGVDVSFKANTSGVSFIPNPTITDVNGDYVTSVVFPPQKSSVATRITASVTVDGQNVQSVGVAEVLCLLFDLYVTNADSNNISVIDSDTNTVISTLTGFLGPTGIGANPSTNLVYPYNRDLNLLSVIDATTNLIINTITAGEQVVALELLLIQ; this is encoded by the coding sequence GTGAAGGGGAAAATAACGGGTGATGTATCGTTAAACAATGTTCCTCGAGCTGGAGTGGATGTTAGTTTTAAGGCAAATACATCTGGCGTTTCATTTATCCCAAACCCTACAATTACGGATGTGAACGGAGATTATGTGACGAGTGTGGTTTTTCCACCTCAGAAATCTTCGGTGGCTACTAGAATTACTGCGAGTGTAACCGTGGATGGACAAAACGTGCAGTCCGTGGGAGTAGCTGAAGTATTATGTCTACTTTTTGACTTATATGTAACAAATGCTGATTCAAATAACATTTCTGTTATTGATTCTGATACAAATACAGTAATCAGCACACTTACGGGGTTTTTGGGTCCTACCGGAATTGGAGCTAATCCTTCAACAAATTTAGTGTATCCATACAACAGAGATTTGAACCTACTCTCTGTGATTGATGCTACCACCAATTTAATTATTAATACTATTACAGCTGGTGAACAGGTTGTAGCGCTGGAGTTGCTATTAATTCAATAA
- a CDS encoding putative holin-like toxin has protein sequence MRPLSIFESLSLMITFALLVIAILSFDSKK, from the coding sequence GTGAGGCCATTGTCAATTTTTGAATCATTGTCATTAATGATCACTTTTGCATTGTTAGTGATTGCGATTTTGTCTTTTGATTCAAAAAAATGA
- a CDS encoding class I SAM-dependent methyltransferase translates to MIHSYGQLAVEVYDLEKPLGESFKVVEYYLQRLDGCQGRILEAEVGLGRVYIPLLEKGLKIEGFDSSKDMLACCEARCNEKGLTPSLYKGEMMSFSRHKLFDAIIIPAGTFHLVEKRREAMQSLRNFLKHLSPNGRIIMDLYLPTPDKGPSIQTWEMNDKEMITLTKSIIENNMLDQKRISLLKYEKWSNGKSVAQELHRIPFRWYGLKEFKLILERIGFSAVTVSANYQYRKQPQSSQDTLTIEAVKGK, encoded by the coding sequence ATGATTCATTCTTATGGACAATTGGCAGTAGAAGTCTATGATTTAGAGAAACCTTTAGGAGAATCGTTTAAGGTTGTAGAATATTACTTGCAAAGGTTAGATGGTTGTCAAGGAAGAATACTCGAAGCAGAGGTTGGGCTTGGTAGAGTGTACATCCCCCTTTTAGAGAAGGGGTTAAAAATTGAGGGTTTTGATTCGTCTAAAGATATGTTAGCTTGTTGTGAGGCTCGCTGTAATGAAAAAGGATTGACTCCTTCTTTGTATAAAGGAGAAATGATGTCTTTCTCTCGTCATAAGCTTTTTGATGCTATTATCATACCTGCTGGTACATTTCATCTTGTAGAAAAAAGAAGAGAAGCAATGCAATCACTAAGAAACTTTTTAAAACATTTGTCCCCAAATGGAAGGATAATTATGGATTTATATTTACCGACGCCAGATAAAGGACCTTCTATTCAAACATGGGAAATGAATGATAAAGAGATGATCACATTAACGAAGAGTATCATTGAAAATAATATGCTTGATCAAAAGCGGATTTCTCTTTTGAAGTATGAAAAGTGGTCAAATGGGAAGTCTGTCGCTCAAGAACTTCATAGGATTCCATTTCGGTGGTATGGGTTGAAGGAGTTTAAATTGATCTTGGAGAGAATCGGTTTTTCTGCTGTAACCGTTTCTGCGAACTATCAGTATCGAAAGCAGCCACAATCCTCACAAGACACTTTGACCATCGAAGCGGTAAAAGGAAAGTGA
- a CDS encoding ABC transporter permease has translation MTDSMSRIYAIFQKDMKDLFRNLFVLSVITVPIIYAVFFKDRDSLDISYTIISITFALVTVFIQSALIAEEKEKNTLRGLILSPATTLEILIGKSILTFLMTIGTVIVCIFIIGYQPKNLTIISLALFISAIFYLGLGTLLGLYTKSVTEASVLSFPIMFIFGFPLLIQSLIARASFLKPLEYLPNIQLLHLATIVEEGSSTGNIFSPFMIILAWTVLCWLLVFIAFNKRGALDH, from the coding sequence ATGACCGATTCAATGAGCCGTATTTATGCCATTTTCCAAAAAGACATGAAAGATTTATTTAGAAACCTGTTTGTTTTAAGTGTGATTACAGTCCCAATAATTTATGCTGTTTTTTTCAAAGATAGAGATAGCTTAGATATTAGCTATACAATTATCAGCATAACATTTGCCTTAGTTACGGTTTTTATTCAAAGTGCGCTTATTGCTGAAGAAAAAGAAAAAAATACGCTACGTGGTCTGATTCTATCACCTGCAACAACGTTAGAAATATTAATTGGAAAGAGTATACTGACCTTTCTTATGACAATAGGGACAGTCATTGTTTGTATCTTTATTATAGGCTACCAACCCAAAAACCTTACCATCATCTCTTTAGCACTCTTTATATCTGCTATTTTCTATTTAGGGTTAGGTACTTTGCTGGGTCTCTATACTAAATCGGTGACGGAAGCTTCTGTGTTATCTTTTCCAATCATGTTTATATTCGGTTTCCCACTTCTCATACAAAGTCTTATAGCAAGAGCTAGTTTTTTAAAACCTTTAGAATATTTACCAAACATACAGTTGCTACACTTAGCCACGATTGTCGAAGAAGGTAGTTCAACAGGAAACATATTCTCTCCTTTTATGATTATCCTCGCTTGGACTGTCTTATGTTGGTTGCTCGTTTTCATCGCATTCAACAAAAGAGGGGCCCTTGATCATTGA
- a CDS encoding MBL fold metallo-hydrolase has product MNIQFKNNQLTVFQSSLYMTTSTVIQTNSSIIVVDPTWLPDEVEGIRNYVYRIKKDRQIHLIFTHSDWDHILGVGAFPDAKIIGSKELSEHDQKEKIINQIKEFDDLNYLSRHYPVYYPQVHVEIEGDRQQLIIDELVLTFYKAPGHTADGLFTVIEPYGIFVAGDYLSDVEFPFIYSGFKDYLQTIHKSRKIVSDHDIHVLIPGHGNVTTSKDEINQRIQESIDYLENLKKNIDQEVYLKKRYRFYNGMKSTHANNKKWVNNC; this is encoded by the coding sequence GTGAATATTCAATTTAAAAATAATCAACTGACGGTTTTTCAAAGTTCCTTGTATATGACTACATCTACCGTAATTCAAACGAACTCTTCAATAATAGTAGTAGATCCTACATGGCTACCTGATGAAGTGGAAGGAATAAGGAATTATGTCTATCGCATAAAAAAAGATAGACAAATACACCTTATTTTCACACATAGTGACTGGGATCATATCCTTGGTGTAGGCGCCTTTCCAGATGCAAAAATAATTGGTTCAAAGGAACTTTCTGAACACGACCAAAAAGAAAAAATAATTAATCAAATAAAAGAATTTGACGATTTGAATTATTTGTCTAGACATTATCCCGTTTATTACCCTCAAGTTCATGTAGAAATTGAAGGAGATCGGCAACAATTGATCATTGATGAACTTGTCTTAACCTTTTATAAAGCACCTGGACATACTGCAGATGGATTATTCACAGTTATTGAGCCTTATGGTATTTTTGTTGCGGGTGATTATTTATCAGATGTAGAATTTCCTTTTATCTATAGTGGTTTTAAAGATTATTTGCAAACGATACATAAATCGAGAAAAATTGTATCTGATCATGATATACATGTTCTTATACCTGGTCATGGAAATGTTACAACTAGTAAAGATGAAATAAATCAAAGAATACAAGAATCTATAGATTACTTGGAGAATTTAAAGAAAAATATAGACCAAGAAGTTTATTTGAAAAAACGTTATAGGTTTTATAATGGAATGAAATCGACACACGCGAATAATAAAAAGTGGGTGAATAATTGTTAA
- a CDS encoding HAD family hydrolase — protein sequence MKAVIFDFDGLIVDTESLWYEVFYQVMKEYGMDLSIEEFSQCIGSHDGVLYDFLDTKCGYLLDRTEVKMKTDQLYQEKINQLMLREGVEEYLREANDLGLKIALASSSSKIWVESFLDKFNIRSYFSVIFTRDDVKVVKPDPELYIKATAALELSPSEIIVFEDSLNGLKAAKEAGLTCVVVPNPITKTLAFEGHFMKLQSMTEIRLGELLDKVK from the coding sequence ATGAAAGCAGTAATTTTTGATTTTGATGGATTAATCGTTGACACTGAAAGTCTTTGGTATGAAGTTTTTTACCAAGTGATGAAGGAATATGGGATGGATTTATCAATTGAAGAATTTTCTCAATGTATTGGTTCTCATGATGGGGTTTTATATGACTTTTTAGATACTAAATGTGGATATTTACTTGATCGCACAGAAGTTAAAATGAAAACGGATCAACTTTACCAAGAAAAAATTAATCAACTTATGTTACGTGAAGGTGTAGAAGAGTATTTAAGAGAAGCGAATGATTTAGGATTAAAAATTGCTTTAGCCTCCAGTTCAAGTAAAATCTGGGTAGAGTCTTTTCTCGATAAATTTAATATTAGGAGTTATTTTTCAGTTATATTCACTCGTGATGATGTGAAAGTTGTTAAACCTGACCCCGAATTGTACATAAAGGCAACAGCCGCCCTGGAATTGTCTCCTTCAGAAATTATTGTTTTTGAAGATTCTTTAAATGGGTTAAAAGCAGCGAAAGAAGCTGGTCTTACTTGCGTGGTTGTTCCAAACCCTATCACGAAAACACTAGCATTTGAAGGACATTTTATGAAGCTGCAGTCTATGACAGAAATAAGACTCGGAGAGCTTTTAGACAAAGTAAAATAA
- a CDS encoding PH domain-containing protein: MSEAKRLHPIGVLYQIVKVIRESIFPILLLFITDVKEFLNGYLVLVIVIGILLIGLIGFLRWWKFTYRIENDEFRVEQGVFIKKQRYIPIERIHAINIKANLFNQMFKLVKLQIETAGGGFESEVDLTAISKEDAENIKSTIQKRKVQKEGQLEDESLGQDFEEQQVNKDFVYSLGNKELFIMATTSSGIGIIFSAFAGASQFFDNFLNVEELWNRFYGLSNVFEILLTVFVLFFLWALSVVGTFLKYANYQIEMDDEMIYISKGILEKQQLSVPLSRVQAITIEESLLRQPFGYGTVKMISAGSGSIENQDESSMLFPLIHKKNLKRSLAEIFPNYEADNETQKLPLISKRRYIFRSVAPFVILSLFFIIMFKGIGALSLLVLPLAWWFGVLRYKDAGWNIDRENHQLTLKYRRLVKSKVLMKKAKIQSYHYSQSFLQKRYLLTSVHTNCMSGAIGLHTSVRDVDRRSAEEIYQWLSRSQTLHTQEGTNQEATETTGEMSNNVDGWVNE, from the coding sequence ATGTCTGAGGCAAAACGACTACATCCTATCGGTGTCCTATACCAGATCGTAAAAGTGATAAGAGAATCGATTTTTCCAATCTTGTTATTATTCATTACGGATGTTAAAGAGTTTTTAAATGGATATTTGGTTCTTGTTATTGTGATTGGGATTTTACTAATCGGACTCATCGGTTTTTTACGTTGGTGGAAGTTCACCTATCGAATAGAAAATGATGAATTTAGGGTAGAACAAGGAGTGTTTATAAAAAAACAGAGATACATTCCTATAGAGAGAATACATGCTATTAACATTAAAGCCAATTTATTTAACCAAATGTTTAAGCTTGTTAAGCTTCAAATTGAAACTGCTGGTGGAGGTTTTGAATCAGAAGTAGACTTAACGGCTATTTCCAAAGAAGACGCAGAAAATATTAAATCAACGATACAAAAAAGAAAAGTTCAAAAGGAAGGTCAGTTAGAGGACGAAAGTTTAGGACAGGACTTTGAGGAGCAACAAGTCAACAAAGATTTCGTTTATTCACTTGGAAACAAAGAATTGTTTATTATGGCGACCACATCAAGCGGGATCGGAATCATCTTTTCGGCTTTTGCAGGTGCAAGTCAATTCTTTGATAACTTTTTAAATGTTGAAGAGCTTTGGAATCGATTTTATGGCTTATCTAACGTATTTGAAATTTTACTAACTGTCTTTGTGCTTTTCTTTCTTTGGGCTTTAAGCGTAGTAGGGACCTTTTTGAAATATGCTAATTATCAAATTGAAATGGATGATGAGATGATTTACATATCGAAAGGAATTCTTGAAAAGCAGCAATTGTCTGTTCCGTTGTCGAGAGTACAAGCGATCACAATTGAAGAAAGTTTGTTAAGACAGCCTTTCGGTTATGGAACAGTGAAAATGATTAGTGCAGGATCAGGAAGTATTGAAAATCAAGATGAAAGTTCAATGCTGTTTCCGCTTATACATAAAAAGAATTTGAAACGATCGTTGGCAGAGATTTTCCCTAACTATGAAGCTGATAACGAGACTCAAAAACTACCATTAATATCGAAACGACGATATATTTTTCGTTCTGTCGCTCCATTTGTGATTCTTTCCTTGTTCTTTATCATTATGTTCAAAGGGATAGGAGCACTCTCGCTTCTTGTGTTACCACTTGCTTGGTGGTTTGGTGTGCTGAGATATAAAGATGCTGGATGGAATATTGATCGTGAAAACCATCAACTCACCTTAAAGTATCGTCGCTTAGTGAAGAGCAAAGTGTTAATGAAAAAAGCAAAGATTCAATCGTATCATTACTCTCAATCCTTCTTGCAGAAACGTTACTTACTAACGTCTGTTCATACGAATTGTATGAGTGGAGCAATTGGACTCCATACAAGTGTAAGAGATGTAGATCGACGCTCTGCTGAAGAAATTTACCAATGGCTATCAAGATCACAAACGCTTCATACTCAGGAAGGAACCAATCAAGAAGCCACAGAAACAACCGGCGAAATGAGCAACAATGTTGATGGATGGGTCAATGAATGA
- a CDS encoding ABC transporter ATP-binding protein, whose protein sequence is MEPVIETKSLVKSFSKQIAIDGIDFSVHRKEIFGFLGPSGSGKTTTIKILTGQLSPTKGEATLFGVPSQLIRKKGLFKKIGILTDNSGLYDRLTIEENLRLYCKLFDVQKERMDEVLSLVKLYDEQRKKVSELSKGMKQRVLLARVLIHEPELLFLDEPTSALDPVNAQQIYKGLKELNEKGTTIFLTTHNMQEAELLCDRIAFLNHGKIQLLGEPKKIRRDFSDTTITIELKNGRKEVLQKDKDSAKIIYQYMTADEVESIYSNEPTLGDIFLKITGRELI, encoded by the coding sequence TTGGAACCAGTAATCGAAACAAAATCATTAGTAAAGAGTTTTTCAAAACAAATTGCAATAGATGGGATAGACTTTTCAGTTCATCGAAAAGAGATATTCGGATTTTTAGGTCCTAGTGGGTCAGGGAAAACAACAACGATAAAGATATTAACAGGGCAACTTTCACCGACAAAGGGCGAAGCAACATTATTTGGCGTTCCCTCACAACTCATACGGAAAAAAGGACTCTTTAAAAAGATAGGTATTTTAACGGATAATAGCGGCTTATATGATCGTTTAACCATTGAAGAGAACTTACGGCTATATTGTAAGCTATTTGATGTACAAAAAGAACGAATGGATGAAGTACTTTCATTAGTGAAACTGTATGATGAACAAAGAAAAAAGGTATCAGAACTTTCAAAAGGAATGAAGCAACGCGTGTTACTTGCAAGAGTTCTCATACATGAACCCGAACTGCTATTTTTAGATGAACCGACATCGGCACTTGATCCAGTAAATGCACAGCAAATATACAAAGGACTCAAAGAGTTAAATGAAAAAGGAACAACGATTTTTTTAACTACCCATAACATGCAAGAAGCTGAATTGCTCTGTGATCGAATTGCCTTTCTTAATCATGGGAAAATTCAATTACTCGGTGAACCGAAAAAGATTCGTAGAGACTTTTCAGATACAACGATTACAATCGAATTAAAAAATGGAAGAAAGGAAGTTCTCCAAAAGGATAAGGACAGTGCGAAAATCATCTATCAATATATGACGGCAGACGAGGTAGAGTCTATTTATTCAAACGAACCGACTTTAGGGGATATATTTTTGAAGATTACAGGGAGAGAATTAATATGA
- a CDS encoding LytTR family transcriptional regulator DNA-binding domain-containing protein, which yields MVLKIINLEKHEKDTTVFSSFNLEINNGDSVSLHTNTSVRNSLINILIGKEAVSVGQIHINNEKISINLHSVSFLLLKEALYERLTVMDHFKFFKRLYQSPHSIESILSIVKLDEKKLKKVKNLSPSEKRRVQYGRTLFHDACLYVFEEPVQNVDIESKEVFVRLITWLEEKKKGILVLTDNKENARTLTNKAYHLDKEGLKPILIESDDVKEEENEKPLHYAFNKLPMKINKKIVLFDPTDITFIESCEGSVNVHINGEEFEGVFTLIEFEQKLQPFGFFRCHRSYIVNLQKVKEIITWTKNSYSLIMEDQSEVPLSKAKMAVLKEIIGVK from the coding sequence ATGGTCTTAAAAATAATTAATTTAGAGAAGCACGAAAAGGATACAACCGTCTTCTCCTCATTTAATTTAGAAATAAACAATGGAGATTCTGTATCTCTTCATACAAATACAAGCGTAAGAAATTCCCTTATTAATATTCTTATTGGGAAGGAAGCCGTATCTGTTGGGCAAATACACATCAATAATGAAAAAATATCAATTAACCTTCACTCTGTTTCCTTTTTATTATTAAAAGAAGCACTTTACGAGAGATTAACGGTTATGGATCATTTTAAGTTTTTTAAGAGGTTATATCAATCACCACACTCAATAGAAAGCATTTTATCTATAGTTAAGCTTGATGAAAAAAAGTTAAAAAAAGTGAAGAATCTCTCTCCCTCTGAAAAGAGAAGAGTACAGTATGGACGAACCTTGTTTCATGACGCATGTTTATATGTTTTCGAAGAGCCTGTTCAAAATGTAGATATTGAATCCAAAGAAGTTTTTGTTCGATTAATCACATGGCTGGAAGAAAAAAAGAAGGGTATTCTCGTTTTAACAGATAACAAAGAAAACGCGAGGACACTCACGAATAAGGCCTATCATCTAGATAAAGAAGGATTAAAACCAATCTTGATAGAAAGCGACGATGTGAAAGAGGAAGAAAATGAAAAACCTCTTCATTATGCTTTTAATAAACTTCCCATGAAGATCAATAAGAAAATTGTTTTATTTGACCCGACGGACATTACCTTTATCGAGAGCTGTGAAGGTTCAGTAAATGTCCATATAAATGGAGAAGAATTTGAAGGCGTCTTTACCTTAATAGAATTTGAGCAGAAGTTGCAACCTTTCGGCTTTTTCCGATGCCACCGATCCTATATTGTTAATTTACAAAAAGTAAAAGAAATCATTACTTGGACAAAAAACAGCTACAGCTTAATTATGGAGGACCAATCTGAAGTTCCGCTCTCAAAAGCGAAAATGGCCGTGTTGAAAGAAATTATAGGGGTTAAATAG
- a CDS encoding PH domain-containing protein, whose protein sequence is MRKEPKNKISPKALKVWRISGAINSSFVLLVAIALTVATFFFDWPRWLIFIYYLLFGIFTFFYVYLIPKIRLKIWSYEVHEHEIDLKFGVFVVSRVLVPMVRVQHVDTEQGPILRKYNLASVSISTAATVHQIPALNMEEAEELRDYISRLARVAKDDV, encoded by the coding sequence GTGAGAAAAGAACCGAAAAATAAGATTAGCCCTAAAGCGTTAAAAGTTTGGAGAATTTCAGGTGCGATTAACTCATCTTTCGTTTTGCTAGTTGCAATCGCCCTTACAGTTGCAACGTTCTTTTTTGATTGGCCGCGATGGTTAATTTTTATCTACTATTTGTTATTTGGTATTTTCACCTTTTTCTATGTTTATCTAATACCAAAAATACGCCTGAAAATATGGAGCTACGAGGTACATGAGCATGAGATTGACTTAAAGTTTGGTGTTTTTGTTGTAAGCCGCGTGTTAGTACCAATGGTTCGTGTTCAGCATGTCGATACTGAGCAAGGGCCTATTTTACGAAAATACAACTTGGCATCTGTTTCTATTAGTACAGCGGCGACAGTGCATCAAATCCCAGCTCTTAACATGGAAGAAGCAGAAGAGTTAAGAGATTATATTTCAAGGCTCGCAAGGGTGGCGAAAGATGATGTCTGA
- a CDS encoding DUF523 domain-containing protein: MYIISSCLLGKKCRYNGTDCSNDQVEKFIHKNQVIEACPELLGGLSTPRNPAEIVGGSGNDVINGTAKVVDNNGNDVTTHFIKGAYETLKLAKEHGVNKVILKENSPSCGCHFIYDGSFSSKKKKGLGVTAALLSMNGIEVVSENTLKET, from the coding sequence ATGTATATCATCAGCTCTTGTTTATTAGGAAAAAAATGTCGTTATAATGGGACTGATTGTTCCAATGATCAAGTAGAAAAGTTTATTCATAAAAACCAAGTAATCGAAGCTTGTCCTGAACTATTAGGAGGTCTTTCTACTCCACGAAACCCTGCTGAAATTGTTGGTGGTAGTGGAAATGATGTCATTAATGGCACCGCTAAAGTCGTTGACAATAATGGAAATGATGTAACGACACACTTCATTAAAGGTGCTTACGAGACATTGAAATTAGCAAAGGAACACGGGGTTAATAAGGTCATCTTAAAGGAAAATAGCCCTTCTTGTGGATGTCATTTTATATATGATGGTAGCTTCTCAAGCAAAAAGAAAAAAGGACTAGGTGTTACGGCTGCGTTACTTTCAATGAATGGTATTGAGGTTGTTTCGGAAAATACCCTTAAAGAAACGTGA
- a CDS encoding alpha/beta hydrolase: MIGCLCIHGFTGDTWEVEPIADYLKKETDWVIVTPTLPGHGPSSNLKGYTKQDWIEEAITAYKKLEEQVDEIIVVGFSMGGMIASYLAAHYSVKKLVLLSAAAYYVNPSQFAVDIKQMFEDALNRNLKDNELFNRYKKKIIETPLSSTLEFQKLVREVRPLLEKIHQPTLIIQGEEDGIVPAKSAHFLYDQIGSKEKELCFLPSSKHHVCHGNDFDTLKKKVHEFLISGE; encoded by the coding sequence ATGATCGGTTGTCTATGTATTCACGGGTTTACAGGTGATACTTGGGAAGTTGAACCCATCGCGGACTATTTAAAAAAGGAAACCGATTGGGTTATCGTTACCCCGACATTACCTGGTCATGGGCCCTCTTCAAATTTAAAAGGCTATACGAAACAAGACTGGATTGAAGAGGCGATAACGGCCTATAAAAAGCTTGAAGAACAAGTGGATGAGATCATTGTTGTTGGATTCTCAATGGGAGGAATGATTGCCTCTTATTTAGCTGCTCACTATTCAGTGAAAAAGCTAGTGCTCTTAAGCGCAGCAGCTTATTATGTCAACCCTTCTCAGTTTGCTGTAGATATTAAGCAAATGTTTGAGGATGCCCTCAATCGAAACCTTAAAGATAACGAATTGTTTAATCGATATAAAAAAAAGATTATAGAGACTCCTCTTTCCTCCACTTTAGAATTTCAGAAGCTTGTTCGTGAAGTGAGACCTTTATTAGAGAAGATACACCAACCGACCCTCATTATTCAAGGAGAAGAGGATGGAATTGTTCCTGCTAAAAGTGCTCATTTTTTGTACGACCAGATTGGGTCAAAGGAAAAAGAACTATGTTTTCTTCCTTCATCCAAACACCACGTTTGTCATGGCAATGATTTTGATACGTTAAAGAAGAAGGTTCATGAATTTTTAATTTCTGGAGAGTAG
- a CDS encoding thioredoxin family protein, with protein sequence MEKITTADQFNQLIGSDKEVLIKFVTNWCPDCTRMDMFIGEILEEYNDYQWYEIDKDDFPEIAETYQVMGIPSILIFKNNEKLGHLHSANAKTPEEVRSFLSNHL encoded by the coding sequence ATGGAAAAAATCACAACAGCCGATCAATTTAACCAATTAATTGGATCTGATAAGGAAGTTCTCATTAAGTTTGTCACAAATTGGTGTCCTGACTGTACAAGAATGGATATGTTTATTGGTGAAATATTAGAGGAATATAACGACTATCAATGGTATGAAATTGACAAGGATGACTTCCCTGAAATTGCAGAAACGTATCAAGTGATGGGTATTCCAAGCATACTTATTTTCAAAAATAATGAAAAACTTGGTCATCTTCATAGCGCCAATGCTAAGACACCAGAGGAAGTTAGATCATTTTTATCTAATCATTTATAG